The window TTGCCGCTCTGTGTGGGGGTTGCCGTCGCCTCCGGGGTGCCGGCCGAACTCGGCATCGTCACCGGGGTGGTCGGGGGTCTGGTCACCGGCTGGTTCCGCGGAAGTTCGCTCCAGGTCAGCGGCCCGGCCGCGGGGCTGACCGTACTCGTCTACGAGGCCGTGCAGGCGTACGGTCTGCCCGCGCTCGGGGTGCTGGTGGTGGCCGCGGGGCTGCTCCAGCTCGGCATGGGGGCGCTCCGGCTGGGGCGGTGGTTCCGGGCGATCTCCGTCGCCGTGGTGCAGGGGATGCTGGCCGGGATCGGGCTCGTGCTGATCGCCGGTCAGTTGTACGCGCTGGGCGGGGTCCGGGCGCCCGGGGAGACCCTCGCGAAGCTGGGCGGGGTGCACGTGCTCGGGGCGCAGGCCGACTGGGCCGCCGTGGCGCTCGGGGCCGGGACCGTCGCCGTGATGGTGGCGTGGCGCCGCGCGCCGGCCCGGGTCCGGCTCGTGCCGGGGGCGCTCGTCGGGGTGGCGGCGGCGACCGCCGCGGCCGCGCTGTTGCGGCTCCCGGTGGACCGGGTGCGGGTGACGGGCGTGCTGGAGGCGGTGACCCTGCCGACCGTGGGCGACTTCGGGGTGCTGCTGTCGGTGGGAGCCGTGGGAACCGTGGTGGCGCTCGCGCTGATCGCGTCCGCGGAGACCCTGTTCAGCGCGGCGGCCGTCGACCGCATGCACGACGGGCCGCGCACCCACTACGACCGGGAGCTGGTCG of the Streptomyces sp. NBC_01426 genome contains:
- a CDS encoding SulP family inorganic anion transporter, yielding MPGAGTFREDFGASVVVALVALPLCVGVAVASGVPAELGIVTGVVGGLVTGWFRGSSLQVSGPAAGLTVLVYEAVQAYGLPALGVLVVAAGLLQLGMGALRLGRWFRAISVAVVQGMLAGIGLVLIAGQLYALGGVRAPGETLAKLGGVHVLGAQADWAAVALGAGTVAVMVAWRRAPARVRLVPGALVGVAAATAAAALLRLPVDRVRVTGVLEAVTLPTVGDFGVLLSVGAVGTVVALALIASAETLFSAAAVDRMHDGPRTHYDRELVAQGVGNLTCGLLGALPMTAVIVRSAANVEAGARTRAARVMHGGWLLLFAVALPQVLEVVPLAALAGVLLHAGWKLLPARAVAALWRTHRGEAVVLVVTASAIVATNLFEGVLIGLGLAVTKAAWETSHVHLEEVREGDVLCVRVVGNANFLRLPKLLDSLDALPPEQRVRLDLGGLRHLDHACLTALDGWERARARTPLPGREGVA